A stretch of the Chanos chanos chromosome 1, fChaCha1.1, whole genome shotgun sequence genome encodes the following:
- the llph gene encoding protein LLP homolog, which produces MAKSLRSKWKRKMRAEKRKKNAPKELARLKNALSHGGKGDITMKDVQEMATIVPAEKLKEKPVDVNMEEGDDDGTGKMDMDIKRKKKTLTDQHGQYPSWMSQRQAKKMKSKGKGKTKKGLAW; this is translated from the exons ATGGCTAAAAGCTTAAGGAGCAAATGGAAAAGGAAGATGCGAgcggagaagaggaagaagaatgcACCAAAGGAGTTGGCACGGCTCAAAAACGCTTTGAGCCACGGGGGGAAAGGCGACATCACAATGAAAGATGTTCAGGAGATGGCGACCATCGTGCCGGCCGAAAAGTTAAAGGAGAAGCCGGTCGATGTTAACATGGAAGAGGGAGATGACG ATGGCACTGGAAAGATGGACATGGACATCAAACGCAAGAAGAAGACTTTAACGGATCAGCACGGACAGTATCCGTCTTGGATGAGCCAACGACAGGCCAAAAAGATGAAGAgcaaaggaaaagggaaaacaaagaagGGCCTGGCTTGGTAG